A single region of the Anopheles funestus chromosome X, idAnoFuneDA-416_04, whole genome shotgun sequence genome encodes:
- the LOC125764608 gene encoding uncharacterized protein LOC125764608, with protein sequence MSLPCTSSSVGMARVLKLLAVGVVVQSVFFTSPSTAISPLLSSTSVPPSATFLTVNQCEEYPVPQLNFVERSKIPLDCRCPNGYIAVHPHEQTNKALCVGIRAAGPWQDGCVQSGTATDYYDLDVNELGKVRKLLLRMNVSECWISARRLLKYGELVRRLPGARWNAPVEVLKLPGADYSNDRDCAAVRIDQQSVQLSYQNCSAILPQLCVYREGSLLQLHCEANEFTTRYSSHQRYCFSIRKTSLNTIRILRLAMKTNSSFVIDNNRKGQLLIEMYDASKDCSDGSNVIYADQKDNTHHAHRRDASDINSMSSRDISEIRDLIPIISSDPRDFACIAKQRVQIDSDSLVTLDGTCPGMYLYFDKARHKLFLTVYGGRWFWREDTSNNGFVCFTNINDEQLHSLKVKKLSASHVKTEEPENRVMYKVKLEEYGPPRPYWCEAHLVPNFTLIKTDIVLAQRKPDCRRYFSATIELVLNRSCTRAPDTLRLKDYDERIDEYIKNRRKQLPNLKHIFAAIKTINTKRVENFWTSASNDWYTVRLLLHIVAKCAKKWNKAELLEPESNEIAMPSKYLDYYQMHKSLTRALESLNGDGFRFLGTNSTEYCLPESLQLLPGKNVWWPARLGETVAPRNLCLIEQSGLPVTRRCVGDYLYGCAWDWNPGSDLCSNQKRPTTNLLYQYSVSQLNQSVLGDVLNKAGDVLSIPENVIPADLFYISKTLENLPTLFDSNVTVDDVQDGPSRQYFCNISNILSRIMYLNETTVMLSQRALNTTNILLDATETIVNQMAISNDTLALMKGEQHDCQAPGAVQQLRSNDGTVLFRTSRLIVLIADPAVANVTGLALFRSLAIDSLSDGLEADDQEDFSDYRLRYLYMNQSIESLLAESELEIGSFIPQHVIEGLDELNEAIATNDEEEDPDTDEVNTTPASEPQDPLPSIPLRIIITIYYNDHAFRETKNGTIARPNSKIISVNMPGYGSRMPDEIPIYTREYARDRPGRCGYWSFEADNSSEFGHWSYDECRLLNSSGTLSLCGCFHLTSFSRLTQDIQVVETVGVSQKLIADKGTLALDIITAIGCSLSLLGVVGIFATALLFPSWRVKASSKILLQLSCAIAVEMIIIFLEGPDIDQHRISQIECALLGVIFHYIILVTFMWMLITAYLQFMRYVKVLGRLRPAHFILKATICCWGGPLLVVALFLSIDYTLYLKRDNLSDICYPHGTALWYGLLLPIGLIIFVNLISFVIVMYHIFTIPNNLTKTADHAMTMAQLRLSVFLFFLLGLPWIFGMLTTGTEDKLFAYLFCLTAPIQGFVLFVYFVIMDPTARRFWYRKLHRLPCVAHTDKQMDGEHTTSPNTSFNTYL encoded by the exons ATGTCGCTTCCATGCACGTCATCCTCCGTCGGGATGGCAAGGGTGCTTAAGCTTCTGGCAGTTGGCGTAGTAGTAcagtccgttttttttacgtcACCATCAACCGCAATCTCACCGTTACTTAGCAGTACAAGTGTGCCACCATCAGCCACCTTCTTGACAGTAAACCAGTGTGAAGAATATCCCGTTCCGCAGCTAAACTTTGTAGAACGCTCAAAGATACCGCTCGACTGTCGATGTCCAAATGGGTACATTGCAGTACATCCACACGAGCAAACGAACAAAGCGTTGTGTGTCGGTATTCGGGCGGCAGGACCTTGGCAAGATGGTTGTGTCCAGTCCGGCACCGCTACTGACTATTATGATCTGGATGTGAACGAGCTTGGTAAAGTGCGGAAGCTTCTGCTTCGCATGAACGTGTCCGAATGTTGGATATCTGCGCGGCGACTACTGAAATATGGCGAGCTGGTGCGAAGATTGCCTGGCGCTAGATGGAATGCCCCTGTAGAGGTGCTAAAGCTACCTGGGGCGGACTACAGCAACGATCGTGACTGTGCTGCTGTACGGATCGATCAACAATCCGTACAGCTGTCGTACCAGAATTGCTCAGCTATCCTGCCTCAGCTGTGCGTATATCGGGAAGGTAGCCTTCTTCAGTTGCACTGCGAGGCGAACGAGTTTACTACGCGATACTCGAGCCACCAGCGTTACTGTTTCAGCATTAGAAAGACTAGTTTGAACACTATTAGAATTCTACGACTAGCGATGAAGACGAACAGCAGCTTTGTGATTGATAATAATCGAAAGGGTCAGTTATTGATAGAAATGTACGATGCCTCGAAGGATTGTAGCGATGGCTCCAACGTGATCTACGCTGATCAGAAAGATAATACGCATCATGCACACAGACGAGATGCGAGCGATATTAACAGCATGTCCAGTAGAGACATCTCAGAGATCAGAGATCTCATACCAATCATTTCTTCGGATCCGAGGGATTTTGCCTGTATTGCAAAGCAGCGGGTTCAGATTGACAGCGACAGTTTAGTCACGTTAGATGGTACGTGCCCCGGTATGTATCTGTACTTCGATAAGGCTCGTCATAAACTCTTCCTTACCGTGTACGGTGGCCGATGGTTCTGGCGGGAGGATACTTCCAATAATGGATTCGTATGTTTCACCAACATTAACGATGAACAGCTGCACAGTCTGAAGGTGAAAAAATTGAGTGCATCACATGTCAAGACGGAAGAGCCCGAGAACCGGGTAATGTACAAGGTAAAGCTGGAAGAGTACGGTCCGCCAAGACCGTACTGGTGTGAAGCCCACTTGGTGCCAAATTTTACCCTCATCAAGACCGATATCGTACTGGCCCAGCGGAAACCGGACTGTAGACGATACTTTTCAGCTACGATCGAACTGGTGCTGAATCGCTCCTGTACGCGGGCGCCGGACACATTGCGCCTGAAGGACTACGATGAACGAATCGACGAGTACATTAAAAATCGTCGCAAACAGCTACCAAATCTAAAACACATCTTTGCAGCAATCAAAACGATCAACACAAAACGGGTGGAGAATTTCTGGACTTCGGCTAGCAACGATTGGTACACCGTACGGCTGTTGCTGCACATCGTAGCGAAGTGTGCGAAGAAGTGGAACAAAGCAGAACTACTGGAACCCGAAAGCAATGAAATCG CAATGCCTTCGAAATATTTGGACTACTATCAAATGCACAAAAGCTTAACGCGCGCACTCGAGTCGCTTAATGGTGACGGATTTCGATTCCTTGGAACCAACAGTACAGAGTACTGTCTGCCTGAAAGTCTTCAGCTATTGCCGGGGAAAAATGTATGGTGGCCTGCACGGTTAGGTGAAACGGTTGCACCGAGAAATCTGTGCCTGATCGAGCAGAGTGGCCTTCCCGTCACAAGAAGGTGTGTCGGTGACTACCTGTACGGATGCGCATGGGACTGGAACCCTGGCAGTGATCTTTGCTCCAATCAAAAACGTCCAACAACTAACCTCCTGTATCAGTACAGCGTTAGTCAGCTGAATCAAAGTGTACTGGGGGATGTACTCAACAAGGCGGGCGATGTATTATCCATCCCGGAGAACGTCATTCCTGCCGATCTATTTTACATCTCAAAAACGCTCGAAAACCTACCAACACTATTCGACTCAAATGTGACGGTTGATGATGTGCAGGATGGACCTAGCCGACAATATTTCTGCAACATTAGCAATATCTTGAGTCGGATAATGTATCTAAACGAAACGACCGTTATGTTATCACAGAGGGCTCTGAACACTACCAACATTTTGTTGGATGCGACCGAAACCATTGTGAACCAGATGGCAATATCCAACGATACGCTGGCATTGATGAAAGGTGAACAGCACGATTGTCAGGCACCGGGTGCGGTACAGCAGCTCCGATCAAATGATGGTACGGTATTGTTTCGTACCTCGCGGTTGATTGTGTTGATAGCAGATCCTGCTGTGGCAAACGTCACAGGACTAGCTTTGTTCCGTAGCTTAGCAATTGACAGTCTTTCGGATGGTTTGGAAGCGGACGACCAGGAAGACTTTAGTGATTATAGACTGCG GTATTTGTACATGAATCAATCGATCGAGTCACTGCTAGCGGAAAGCGAACTTGAAATAGGATCGTTCATTCCGCAGCACGTTATCGAAGGTTTGGATGAGCTGAACGAAGCAATCGCAACGAATGATGAGGAGGAAGATCCCGATACTGATGAGGTTAATACTACACCGGCTAGTGAGCCGCAGGACCCTTTACCCTCAATACCGCTGCGCATTATCATCACCATCTACTACAATGATCATGCTTTTCGGGAAACGAAAAATGGTACCATCGCACGGCCAAACTCAAAGATCATTAGCGTTAATATGCCGGGGTACGGTTCCCGGATGCCGGACGAGATACCGATCTACACCCgtgagtatgcccgggatcgTCCAGGACGTTGCGGTTACTGGTCGTTCGAAGCGGACAATTCATCTGAGTTTGGGCACTGGTCGTACGATGAATGCCGTCTGCTAAATAGTTCCGGCACCCTCTCACTGTGCGGTTGTTTTCACCTAACGTCCTTTTCCCGGCTCACGCAGGATATACAGGTGGTGGAAACGGTAGGCGTTTCGCAAAAGCTTATCGCGGACAAGGGTACGCTTGCGCTGGACATTATCACCGCAATTGGTTGTTCGCTATCGCTGCTCGGGGTGGTGGGAATATTTGCTACCGCCTTACTATTTCCGAGCTGGCGTGTTAAGGCGAGCAGCAAGATTCTGCTGCAGCTATCGTGCGCGATCGCGGTCGAAATGATTATCATCTTTCTCGAGGGTCCGGATATTGATCAACACCGGATCAGCCAGATCGAATGTGCCTTACTCGGTGTCATCTTCCACTACATCATTCTGGTGACGTTCATGTGGATGCTGATCACTGCGTACTTGCAGTTTATGCGCTACGTTAAGGTGCTCGGTCGTTTACGGCCGGCCCATTTCATCTTGAAAGCAACGATTTGCTGCTGGGGTGGCCCATTGCTGGTAGTCGCTTTGTTTCTCAGCATAGACTACACGCTATATCTGAAACGTGACAACTTGTCGGACATATGCTATCCGCACGGTACAGCCCTCTGGTACGGTTTGCTGCTACCGATCGGGCTGATTATCTTTGTTAATCTCATCAGCTTCGTGATAGTGATGTACCACATTTTCACCATACCGAACAACCTAACCAAGACAGCTGACCACGCAATGACGATGGCCCAGCTACGCCTGTCCGTGTTTCTATTCTTTCTGCTCGGGCTACCGTGGATATTCGGCATGCTGACCACGGGCACGGAGGATAAACTGTTTGCCTATCTGTTCTGTCTAACCGCACCGATACAGGGATTTGTGCTGTTCGTGTACTTCGTTATTATGGACCCGACTGCCCGACGGTTTTGGTACCGCAAGTTGCATCGTCTACCATGCGTTGCACACACAGACAAGCAGATGGATGGTGAACATACGACATCACCAAACACTTCGTTCAATACATATCTTTGA
- the LOC125765799 gene encoding synaptic vesicle glycoprotein 2B-like, with protein MSDINSSFEFDYEQALTLTGFGWFHYRLLALCGLIYANTAIGITVMSFVLPSATCDFRMTSEDKGWLTAAPMLGMVVGSYFWGCLADTKGRRIVLIAALLLDGTIGLLSTAAQIFPIFMFLRFINGFAITGAMGICFPYLGEFQPTAYREKILCWMELFWTLGIIVLPCIAWLIIPLPLQVGTADAGIMFGSWNLFVALCSIPSLLLGLWLLYFPESPKFLIECGEPALALEILKDIYQTNTGRDRNECPVGRLKESDRSNTIMETHNRSIRTFNIHDPKHMKILLPEIWEQTKALCSAEFRRNTALACMIQFGITTSYYTLMIWFPELFGRFEEYEKRYPNATVSVCDVSSIVLENVNDTLVDDFCGTPIDTKVYWHTLLLGIACIPTSLWLPLCVHRLGAKFFLIFSLTVAGLVTVGLAYVGNSTQNLILSCIFEALTSMGISTVYCVMVDLFPTNLRVMAAAFSLTFGRCGALLGNLLFGFLVDLNCFVPIVLFSIMLFGSAILCFFLPNTGTTALQ; from the exons ATGTCCGACATTAACAGTAGCTTTGAATTTGATTACGAACAAGCGCTAACGCTTACCGGGTTCGGCTGGTTTCACTATCGTTTGCTGGCACTATGTGGGCTTATATACGCCAACACGGCCATCGGCATTACCGTCATGTCGTTCGTGCTGCCCTCAGCTACCTGTGACTTTCGCATGACTTCGGAGGATAAAGGATGGTTAACAGCGGCCCCAATGCTCG GTATGGTCGTCGGGTCTTACTTCTGGGGTTGCCTGGCAGACACGAAAGGACGACGGATCGTACTGATCGCCGCACTGCTGCTGGACGGTACCATCGGTTTACTATCAACTGCAGCACAAATTTTTCCCATATTTATGTTTCTACGATTCATCAATGGTTTTGC CATTACCGGTGCAATGGGCATTTGCTTTCCGTACCTGGGCGAGTTTCAgccgacagcgtaccgtgaaAAAATCCTCTGCTGGATGGAGCTGTTTTGGACGCTGGGTATCATTGTGCTGCCCTGTATTGCCTGGCTCATTATACCGCTGCCGTTGCAGGTTGGTACAGCAGACGCCGGTATCATGTTCGGCAGTTGGAATTTGTTCGTTGCACTCTGTTCCATTCCAAG CTTGCTACTAGGACTGTGGCTGTTGTATTTTCCCGAGAGTCCAAAGTTTCTGATCGAATGCGGTGAACCTGCGCTTGCGCTAGAGATACTGAAGGATATCTACCAGACAAACACTGGTCGTGACCGTAATGAATGTCCG GTCGGCCGACTCAAGGAATCGGACCGGAGCAACACGATCATGGAAACGCACAATCGCTCGATCCGCACGTTCAACATACATGATCCAAAGCATATGAAGATTTTGCTGCCAGAAATATGGGAACAAACGAAAGCACTCTGCAGTGCGGAGTTTCGGCGCAACACTGCACTCGCCTGTATGATCCAGTTCGGTATTACCACCAGCTACTACACGCTGATGATCTGGTTTCCGGAGCTATTCGGGCGTTTCGAGGAGTACGAGAAGCGGTACCCGAACGCAACCGTATCCGTCTGTGACGTTTCGTCGATCGTGCTGGAGAACGTGAACGATACACTTGTTGACGACTTTTGTGGTACGCCCATCGACACGAAGGTGTACTGGCATACGCTTCTGCTGGGTATAGCCTGCATCCCGACGAGCCTCTGGTTGCCGCTGTGTGTGCATCGGCTTGGAGCAAAGTTTTTTCTCA TATTCAGTCTGACGGTGGCCGGGCTCGTAACTGTTGGACTCGCGTACGTTGGCAACTCGACGCAAAATCTCATTCTTTCCTGCATTTTCGAAGCACTTACCTCCATGGGGATCAGCACCGTCTACTGCGTAATGGTGgatctatttccaaccaacctACG AGTAATGGCGGCTGCATTTTCTCTTACATTTGGCCGCTGTGGAGCGTTACTAGGAAACCTTCTGTTCGGATTTCTCGTTGACTTGAACTGTTTCGTTCCGATAGTGCTGTTTTCGATTATGCTCTTTG GTAGTGCAATATTGTGCTTTTTTCTACCCAATACCGGAACTACGGCTCTTCAATAg
- the LOC125765197 gene encoding aminopeptidase N, with translation MGRHPLSLLIVVLSLMLLPYGYTWKEYRIRRSIDLSAANPLISDTKLPTDLVPSGYSLFLHPMIEKSTFAGHVNITMVCAKSTNQITLHAHHDLNVDELDLSVVKMDDNSKVSIRRVDRVPKKPLLVIYFHDLLTVGVAYEVRLKFNGNIWENVEGIFEGRYKQQSNSGGSDGVGTESEGVIEAEDHTYVGTYFRPHNARRVFPCFDEPAYKVPFNVSIVRPRSHHVLFNTELERTEELSPTDSKHVIDVFKRTPPMSTFTFGFLVSDLQEVPSMSDEKDDERMKPAIRIWARRDFQKNVADVQQRVKLALNKLQEYWGVELPLEKLDVVALPGFSYVKPADNWGLIVFKESELMRGYYNLAQELVYQWLGSWITPHWWSDAHVNKAIAGFLSADTAIKIDGGDEFEGKYPMTILYSIYYEFSKRYPHSRITAMKQETTCSKTELVLRMLNYTLGEDTFRRGLQKFIQHREYKTFYGDDVWEALTKQAHLDQRLCESVTVNDVVNSWITKDRIPMVKVVRSYENHSATITQRLYLRERPHDVPEQDKMLWWIPIVVVTQDRLNFANISTVKWMKQVREVKLEELPGPDEFIIVNPEEIGPFPVNYDERNWNLLATFLQKEESRTMIPVYTRAKLLHDAWNLAYAGDLSFGTAFNMTLFMKYERNHLVWNPVFTLIDHIGRHIDMSAVHKKFEMYVRTLLTPLYEELVINQQENEEMWKANLRSLAKNFLCRAGYKPCIEEAQRAFKKWMDSPDPDAGNPVANQFICPVFKWGTREEWEFGLQRVINFPESRVKSERTYLLKTLAGCPSQPFKIDRLLNIMVLEDNGNFTDNDISLIFKMLSGGSSGYSTLFNFLKNNWDAIKLRFKDRESLWDNMINSATGLFTTQEGYDMVSQLYVQHQGEFGTAEHIIEKSLKNIKEETKWSDENLPVIEKWLDGFLASNGVADQKFLG, from the exons ATGGGACGACATCCTCTTTCGTTGCTGATAGTGGTACTATCGTTAATGCTGTTACCATATGGATACACCTGGAAGGAATATCGGATACGTAGAAGCATCGACCTGTCTGCTGCGAACCCACTCATATCCGATACTAAACTGCCCACCGATCTAGTCCCGTCGGGTTACAGTCTCTTCCTACACCCAATGATCGAAAAATCAACGTTTGCCGGGCACGTTAACATTACCATGGTGTGTGCCAAATCTACCAATCAAATTACGCTGCATGCTCACCACGATCTAAATGTGGATGAGTTGGACCTGTCGGTGGTCAAGATGGACGATAACAGTAAGGTCTCCATCCGACGCGTGGATCGAGTTCCGAAAAAACCACTGCTAGTCATTTACTTCCACGATCTGTTGACCGTCGGGGTAGCGTATGAGGTGCGCCTCAAGTTCAACGGTAACATTTGGGAGAACGTGGAAGGCATCTTCGAGGGAAGGTACAAACAGCAGTCCAACAGTGGTGGATCGGATGGTGTCGGTACAGAATCCGAGGGTGTGATAGAAGCCGAAGATCACACTTACGTTGGTACATACTTCCGACCCCATAACGCCCGTCGCGTATTCCCCTGCTTCGACGAGCCCGCGTACAAGGTACCGTTCAACGTCAGCATCGTACGACCGAGAAGTCACCACGTACTGTTCAACACCGAGCTAGAGCGCACAGAAGAGCTTAGCCCCACCGATTCAAAGCACGTGATCGATGTGTTCAAGCGTACACCACCGATGTCGACCTTTACGTTTGGCTTTCTGGTGTCGGACCTGCAGGAAGTACCATCCATGTCAGACGAGAAAGATGATGAACGTATGAAGCCAGCGATCCGTATATGGGCTCGGCGCGACTTCCAGAAAAATGTAGCCGATGTACAGCAGCGGGTAAAGCTTGCACTCAACAAGCTGCAGGAATATTGGGGCGTAGAGCTGCCGCTCGAGAAGCTAGATGTGGTGGCACTGCCAGGATTCTCTTACGTTAAACCAGCAGATAACTGGGGTTTGATTGTATTCAA AGAAAGTGAGCTGATGAGAGGATACTATAATCTTGCACAGGAACTCGTCTACCAATGGCTCGGCTCGTGGATCACTCCG CACTGGTGGAGCGATGCACACGTAAACAAAGCCATCGCAGGATTCCTTTCAGCGGACACCGCCATCAAAATTGATGGTGGCGATGAGTTCGAGGGCAAATACCCAATGACCATCCTGTATTCGATCTACTACGAGTTTAGTAAACGCTACCCACATTCACGCATCACCGCTATGAAGCAGGAAACGACGTGCAGCAAAACCGAGCTAGTATTGCGTATGCTCAACTACACACTCGGTGAGGATACCTTCCGACGTGGTTTGCAGAAATTTATCCAACATCGCGAGTACAAAACATTCTACGGTGACGACGTGTGGGAGGCGCTAACCAAGCAGGCCCATCTCGATCAGCGTCTGTGTGAATCGGTTACGGTAAACGATGTCGTTAATTCGTGGATTACCAAGGATCGCATTCCGATGGTAAAGGTGGTACGGTCGTACGAAAACCATTCTGCCACCATCACGCAGCGGCTATATTTGCGTGAGCGTCCCCACGATGTGCCGGAACAGGATAAGATGCTTTGGTGGATCCCTATCGTGGTTGTCACGCAGGACCGTTTGAACTTTGCCAATATCAGTACGGTGAAATGGATGAAGCAGGTGCGCGAGGTAAAGCTGGAGGAGCTGCCTGGACCGGATGAGTTTATTATTGTCAATCCGGAGGAGATTGGACCGTTCCCGGTGAACTACGATGAGCGTAATTGGAATTTGCTTGCTACTTTCCTACAGAAAGAGGAAAGCCGAACTATGATACCCGTCTACACTCG AGCAAAACTACTTCACGATGCATGGAATTTGGCTTATGCGGGTGACCTTAGCTTCGGTACCGCCTTCAATATGACACTGTTCATGAAGTATGAACGTAACCATCTGGTATGGAATCCTGTCTTCACGCTGATCGATCACATTGGGCGACACATTGATATGTCTGCGGTGCACAAAAAGTTCGAGATGTACGTTCGCACCCTGTTGACGCCATTGTACGAAGAGCTGGTTATCAACCAACAGGAAAACGAAGAGATGTGGAAGGCAAATTTGCGCTCTCTGGCCAAAAATTTCCTCTGTCGTGCCGGTTACAAGCCTTGCATCGAGGAAGCGCAACGAGCGTTCAAGAAGTGGATGGACAGCCCGGATCCAGATGCAGGAAACCC AGTTGCTAACCAGTTCATATGTCCAGTGTTTAAGTGGGGTACGCGCGAGGAATGGGAGTTCGGACTACAGCGAGTCATCAATTTCCCGGAGTCACGTGTTAAGAGTGAGCGCACGTATCTGCTCAAAACGCTTGCCGGCTGCCCAAGCCAACCGTTCAAGATTGATCGTCTGCTGAATATTATGGTACTGGAGGATAATGGTAACTTTACTGACAACGATATCAGTCTCATCTTTAAGATGCTTTCCGGTGGTTCAAGTGGCTACTCGACGCTGTTTAACTTCCTGAAGAATAATTGGGATGCAATCAAGCTACG ATTCAAGGACCGGGAATCGCTGTGGGACAATATGATTAATTCCGCGACTGGATTGTTTACTACGCAGGAGGGTTACGATATGGTATCGCAACTGTACGTACAGCATCAAGGAGAGTTTGGTACGGCGGAACATATAATAGAGAAATCATTGAAAAACATCAAGGAAGAAACGAAATGGAGCGACGAAAATTTGCCAGTCATAGAGAAGTGGCTTGACGGTTTCCTCGCTAGTAATGGTGTCGCGGATCAGAAGTTTCTTGGTTGA
- the LOC125767091 gene encoding neuroparsin-A-like has translation MSSRNILLLSVLLMGYLYWSLAQPMTVYEMLCTLRQAVDNPNECKFGFFTNICQKLECWKGPGEECGDNMSAYIRYGQCASGLICCNGECKGCINGICNSEPCHPPHSYQLRSDPHMMERRMDPLYRIFDHYTTSNWDE, from the exons ATGTCCTCCAGAAATATTCTGCTTCTAAGCGTGCTGTTGATGGGATACCTCTACTGGAGTTTAGCCCAACC GATGACTGTATATGAGATGCTTTGTACGTTGAGACAAGCAGTAGATAACCCGAACGAGTGtaaatttggattttttacTAACATCTGCCAAAAGTTGGAATGCTGGAAG GGTCCGGGAGAAGAGTGCGGTGACAATATGTCCGCCTATATCCGCTATGGCCAGTGTGCTTCTGGGTTGATATGTTGTAACGGTGAATGCAAGGGTTGTATCAACGGCATCTGTAACAGTGAACCATGTCATCCACCCCACTCCTACCAGTTGCGCTCAGATCCTCATATGATGGAACGCCGCATGGACCCACTGTACAGGATCTTCGATCACTACACAACAAGTAATTGGGACGAATAA